A single region of the Halorhabdus rudnickae genome encodes:
- a CDS encoding rhodanese-like domain-containing protein — MTDQFAVIDPAELDVGADATVVDVRERRHFEDVGHVPGAVNVSYDSFRDPSSVSTGKLPVREEFEALLGEAGIDPTDDIVAYDDERGVYAARFLLTAAAFGHEGDLRLLEGGFDAWRQQGSVETGSPDPERTTYEAAAIDDDLVFDREAVEEAVEGHALLVDTRTPAEYEQSHIPGAVQLSWEELLEQGRLRPEDEIEALLAEKGLERGRQIVLYCNTARRLSHTFLVLADRRFENLAFYEGSLTDWVRAESPDWNPQQLYEDVRELAPGGVDAIRDELGEDVFSRTHLIGLYTQKQDEHFMLRTKVPCGHLTAEQARTFGEIAEEFATAPPEHGASEQNPEFGDGFLDITTRQGLQLHWIRIEDMPEIWDRYAACGLTTIQASGNTLRNVVTCPASGLGDDDHDVGPLGEAIADRFEGDRELANLPRKLKVSLSGCTDNCARAEIQDLGFVPAEKDGREGYHVRVGGGLSDGPRAATDLGVFLEPDQTQDVAVATADLFIDHGSYLDTAVNRLRFLVEEWGTEQFREELERYLDFEFEPAGEDLTTDYRGDHVGVHEQGDGRYYVGINVPTGRMDGQDLIRLADLSEEYGSGELRTTINQNLVLPDVAESDLDDLLASPVFDRYSPDPGPFERGIVTCTGAEFCGYGIVETKTRGLRWARELDQWLADSELDSDAFPDAIRVHMSGCSASCAQPQVADFGLRGERHRDDTGEVDAADVGVGSDLAAGEFIDWVAGSVPLSAVPDAIKRTLRTYQRDSDPGESFTNWANRQSLPALRRTIEHDDGATVAVESEVS; from the coding sequence ATGACCGACCAGTTCGCCGTGATCGACCCGGCGGAACTCGACGTCGGAGCGGACGCGACCGTCGTGGACGTTCGCGAGCGTCGCCACTTCGAGGACGTCGGGCACGTCCCCGGCGCGGTGAACGTGTCCTACGACAGCTTCAGGGACCCCAGCAGCGTCTCGACCGGGAAACTCCCGGTCCGCGAGGAGTTCGAGGCGCTGCTGGGCGAGGCCGGGATCGACCCGACCGACGACATCGTCGCCTACGACGACGAACGCGGCGTCTACGCCGCCCGGTTCCTGCTGACCGCCGCCGCCTTCGGCCACGAGGGGGACCTCCGCCTCCTCGAGGGCGGCTTCGACGCCTGGCGACAGCAGGGGTCAGTCGAGACGGGCAGCCCCGACCCCGAACGGACGACCTACGAGGCCGCCGCGATCGACGACGACCTTGTGTTCGACCGCGAGGCCGTCGAGGAGGCCGTTGAGGGCCACGCACTACTGGTCGACACCCGGACGCCCGCCGAGTACGAGCAGTCACACATCCCCGGCGCGGTCCAGTTGAGCTGGGAGGAGTTGCTCGAGCAGGGCCGACTCCGGCCGGAAGACGAGATCGAAGCGCTCCTCGCCGAGAAGGGCCTCGAGCGCGGCCGGCAGATCGTGCTGTACTGTAACACCGCCCGGCGGCTGAGCCACACCTTCCTCGTCCTCGCCGACCGCCGGTTCGAGAACCTCGCGTTCTACGAGGGGAGCCTGACCGACTGGGTCCGGGCGGAATCGCCCGATTGGAATCCTCAGCAACTCTACGAGGACGTCCGGGAACTCGCGCCGGGGGGCGTCGACGCCATCAGGGACGAACTCGGCGAGGACGTCTTCAGCCGGACGCACCTCATCGGGCTGTACACTCAGAAGCAGGACGAGCACTTCATGCTCCGGACGAAGGTGCCCTGCGGTCACCTGACGGCCGAACAGGCCCGAACGTTCGGCGAGATCGCCGAGGAGTTCGCGACCGCGCCGCCCGAACACGGGGCCAGCGAGCAGAACCCCGAGTTCGGCGACGGCTTCCTCGACATCACGACCCGCCAGGGCCTCCAGCTCCACTGGATCCGCATCGAGGACATGCCCGAGATCTGGGATCGCTACGCCGCGTGTGGGTTGACGACGATCCAGGCCAGCGGGAACACGCTGCGCAACGTCGTGACCTGTCCCGCCTCGGGGCTGGGCGATGACGACCACGACGTCGGCCCGCTGGGCGAGGCGATCGCCGACCGCTTCGAGGGCGACCGCGAACTCGCGAACCTGCCCCGGAAGCTCAAGGTCTCGCTGAGCGGCTGTACCGACAACTGTGCCCGCGCCGAGATCCAGGATCTCGGGTTCGTTCCGGCCGAGAAGGACGGCCGCGAGGGCTATCACGTCCGGGTCGGCGGCGGCCTCTCGGACGGCCCGCGGGCGGCGACGGACCTCGGGGTCTTCCTCGAACCCGACCAGACCCAGGATGTCGCCGTCGCCACCGCCGACCTGTTCATCGACCACGGGAGTTACCTCGACACCGCGGTCAACCGCCTGCGCTTCCTCGTCGAGGAGTGGGGGACCGAGCAGTTCCGCGAGGAACTAGAGCGCTACCTCGACTTCGAGTTCGAGCCCGCCGGCGAGGACCTGACGACCGACTACCGGGGCGATCACGTCGGCGTCCACGAGCAGGGCGACGGCCGGTACTACGTCGGCATCAACGTCCCGACGGGGCGAATGGACGGTCAGGACCTGATCAGACTCGCCGACCTGAGCGAGGAATATGGATCGGGCGAACTCCGGACGACGATCAACCAGAACCTCGTGCTCCCGGACGTCGCCGAATCGGACCTCGATGACCTCCTCGCATCGCCGGTGTTCGACCGCTACAGCCCGGACCCCGGCCCCTTCGAGCGCGGGATCGTCACCTGCACGGGCGCGGAATTCTGTGGCTACGGGATCGTCGAGACCAAGACCCGCGGCCTGCGGTGGGCTCGCGAACTCGACCAGTGGCTCGCCGACAGCGAGCTGGATAGCGACGCGTTCCCGGACGCGATCCGCGTCCACATGAGCGGCTGTTCGGCCTCCTGTGCCCAGCCCCAGGTCGCCGATTTCGGCCTGCGCGGCGAGCGCCACCGCGATGATACCGGCGAGGTGGACGCCGCGGACGTCGGCGTCGGCAGCGATCTTGCGGCCGGGGAGTTCATCGACTGGGTCGCCGGCAGCGTCCCGCTCTCGGCGGTCCCCGACGCGATCAAGCGAACGCTCCGGACCTACCAGCGCGACAGCGACCCCGGAGAGTCCTTCACGAACTGGGCGAACCGCCAGTCGCTGCCGGCGCTCAGACGGACGATCGAGCACGACGATGGCGCGACGGTTGCGGTCGAATCGGAGGTGAGCTAG
- a CDS encoding iron transporter, translating to MNRRTLLKQGAAVSGGLLLSGCLEQLGFETQSAWRDPPLVEDRPDAVYYPAIIEGMGIYGTTIAGNLGFALMHSFPHRFWNLTGSRKTKVVVQSDDSVHLMASVWDTETRTILPVDVSVEISNSDGQVFSTNLWPMISPNMGFHYGDNIALPGEGQYDVMLQVGPLQTARTDPLTDRFTQGQSATMQFTFDTSVTYNLEIRRLGEKAGTRGTVDLMDMEMVPEPVVPPTSELPGRLLHEGQSGDARMLVALVDGDHRFSDAGGPYLFVSPRTPYNRVMLPRMALSVTINRRGVTITQGPLQATLDPNLGSIYGTALDELRSGDTIGIAVETPPQLARHDGYETAFINMEPIEFTVE from the coding sequence ATGAATCGACGGACGTTGCTTAAACAGGGTGCCGCAGTCTCAGGTGGACTGTTGCTGTCTGGTTGCCTGGAGCAGCTTGGATTCGAGACGCAATCCGCGTGGCGTGATCCACCGCTCGTGGAGGATCGACCTGACGCCGTCTACTATCCTGCCATCATCGAAGGGATGGGAATATACGGAACGACGATAGCCGGCAATCTCGGATTTGCACTGATGCATTCCTTCCCGCACCGTTTCTGGAATCTCACTGGCTCACGAAAGACGAAAGTCGTCGTTCAGTCGGATGATTCGGTGCATCTGATGGCGAGTGTCTGGGACACCGAGACGAGGACGATTCTCCCGGTTGACGTCTCTGTCGAAATCAGTAACAGCGACGGTCAGGTGTTTTCTACCAACCTCTGGCCGATGATTTCGCCGAATATGGGATTCCATTACGGCGACAATATTGCGCTTCCGGGGGAAGGCCAGTACGATGTGATGCTCCAGGTCGGCCCGCTACAGACGGCTCGCACCGACCCGCTCACAGACCGATTCACCCAGGGACAGTCAGCGACGATGCAGTTCACGTTCGATACGAGTGTAACGTACAACTTGGAGATCCGTCGACTTGGTGAGAAGGCGGGTACCCGTGGGACGGTCGATCTCATGGACATGGAGATGGTCCCTGAACCGGTCGTCCCACCAACATCTGAGCTTCCGGGCCGACTACTTCACGAGGGACAGTCTGGTGATGCGAGGATGCTCGTGGCTCTCGTCGATGGGGACCACCGGTTTAGTGATGCAGGGGGTCCCTACCTGTTCGTTTCTCCCCGAACGCCGTACAACCGCGTGATGCTCCCACGGATGGCGCTATCAGTAACAATCAATCGACGCGGGGTCACAATCACCCAAGGGCCACTTCAAGCGACCCTCGACCCGAATCTCGGAAGTATCTATGGAACGGCGCTCGACGAACTCAGATCGGGCGACACGATCGGAATCGCCGTTGAGACGCCTCCACAACTGGCGCGTCATGACGGCTACGAAACCGCGTTCATCAATATGGAACCAATAGAGTTCACTGTCGAGTGA
- a CDS encoding heavy metal translocating P-type ATPase — MNSSDRNSSTSHETSHSHDVDNHDHGHDHTHDYDHTSDHESNSVTVTASNQDDVAQFSVPEMDCPSCAGKVENSVRKLDGISAVDPQVTTGTLSVTYEEDQTHPDEIAERVEKAGYTVENQAETITTFTVPEMDCPSCAGKIENALDGLSGLSSYETQPTTRKVVTTYDGDSLSSSRIVDAIESAGYEVTDSTATDEATVDGGSDERESVWTSSRAIKTWISGGFVALGLLFEFILTGQNVLVTDLAGRELLLADILFLVAVGVAGPIIFRNGYYSALNRNLDIDLLMTIAISGAIIAGLVFGKSLYFEAATLTFLFSVAELLERYSMDRARNSLEELMDLSPDEATVKRNGEEVTVPVDDVAIGDVVVVRPGEKIPMDGEVLDGESAVNQAPITGESVPVDKTPGDEVYAGTINEQGYLEVEVSSEAGDNTLSRIVQMVEDAQSNKTEREQFVERFSSYYTPVIVGFAVLVAIIPPLLFGASWPTFIVYGLTLLVLACPCAFVISTPVSVVSGITSAANNGVLIKGGNHLEAMGAVEAIAMDKTGTITKGELTVTDVVPLNGNSEEDVLRCARGLESRSEHPIGDAIVELADESDVGEPTIEDFESITGKGVEADLDGKKHYAGKPALFEELGFDLDHVHATTDGGVVTTMSQQMCERNDCVDLLEETVPELQSQGKTVVLVGTKDEIEGVIAVADDIRPGAKQAIQQLHDRGVEHIIMLTGDNERTARAIAAEVGVDEFRAELLPDEKVEAINELDDQYGGVAMIGDGVNDAPALATATVGVAMGAAGTDTALETADIALMSDDLSKLPYLYELSHDANGVIRQNIWSSLAVKAGLAVAVPFGVVPIWLAVLAGDAGMTTAVTGNAMRLSRIKPETDSETNAQRG; from the coding sequence ATGAACTCGTCCGATCGGAATTCAAGCACTTCACATGAGACATCACATTCTCATGATGTAGATAACCACGATCACGGACACGATCATACTCATGATTATGATCACACCAGTGATCATGAATCTAACAGTGTCACTGTGACTGCGTCGAATCAGGATGATGTCGCCCAGTTTTCGGTGCCCGAGATGGACTGCCCCTCCTGTGCGGGGAAAGTGGAAAACAGCGTCCGGAAACTCGACGGGATCAGTGCTGTTGATCCCCAAGTGACGACAGGGACACTTTCTGTCACTTACGAAGAGGACCAAACACATCCGGACGAAATCGCTGAACGCGTCGAAAAAGCCGGGTACACGGTCGAAAACCAGGCCGAGACGATTACGACCTTCACTGTCCCCGAAATGGACTGTCCGTCCTGTGCAGGAAAGATAGAGAATGCCCTCGATGGCCTATCGGGACTTTCGAGTTATGAGACCCAGCCGACGACAAGGAAGGTAGTGACGACCTACGATGGTGACTCCCTCTCATCATCGAGGATCGTCGACGCGATCGAGAGTGCAGGCTACGAGGTGACCGACTCGACCGCGACCGACGAAGCCACAGTGGATGGTGGTTCCGACGAACGCGAGAGCGTCTGGACCAGTTCGCGGGCGATCAAGACCTGGATCAGCGGCGGATTCGTCGCACTCGGACTTCTCTTCGAGTTCATCCTCACCGGGCAAAACGTCTTGGTGACTGATCTCGCCGGTCGCGAGTTACTTCTCGCCGATATCCTCTTTCTCGTTGCCGTTGGTGTCGCCGGTCCGATCATCTTCCGCAACGGCTACTACTCCGCGCTGAACCGGAACCTCGACATCGATCTGTTGATGACGATCGCCATCAGCGGCGCCATCATCGCTGGCCTCGTCTTCGGAAAATCACTGTACTTCGAGGCTGCCACCCTCACGTTCCTGTTCAGCGTCGCGGAACTGCTCGAACGCTACTCGATGGACCGCGCCCGGAACTCACTGGAAGAGTTGATGGACCTCTCACCGGACGAAGCCACAGTGAAACGAAATGGCGAGGAGGTCACGGTGCCCGTGGATGACGTGGCTATCGGCGATGTCGTCGTCGTGCGTCCGGGCGAAAAGATCCCAATGGATGGCGAGGTTCTCGACGGGGAGAGTGCTGTCAACCAGGCCCCGATCACAGGGGAGAGCGTGCCCGTGGACAAGACGCCGGGCGACGAGGTGTACGCCGGGACGATCAACGAACAGGGCTATCTCGAGGTCGAGGTCTCCTCGGAAGCGGGCGATAATACGCTCTCACGCATCGTACAGATGGTCGAAGACGCACAGTCCAACAAGACCGAGCGCGAGCAGTTCGTAGAGCGCTTCTCCTCGTACTATACGCCGGTCATCGTCGGCTTCGCAGTTCTGGTGGCGATCATCCCTCCGCTTTTGTTCGGGGCGTCGTGGCCGACGTTCATCGTCTACGGCCTCACACTCCTCGTGTTGGCGTGTCCTTGTGCGTTCGTCATTTCCACGCCAGTGTCCGTGGTATCGGGTATTACCAGCGCTGCAAATAATGGCGTCCTTATCAAGGGTGGCAACCACCTCGAAGCGATGGGGGCCGTCGAAGCGATCGCGATGGACAAGACAGGAACGATCACAAAGGGGGAACTCACTGTTACTGATGTCGTCCCGTTGAATGGCAACAGTGAGGAAGATGTCCTTCGGTGTGCTCGCGGTCTGGAATCGCGATCCGAACACCCAATCGGCGACGCTATCGTCGAATTAGCCGACGAGAGCGATGTCGGGGAACCGACGATCGAGGACTTCGAGAGTATCACCGGCAAAGGCGTCGAAGCCGATCTCGACGGGAAGAAACATTACGCGGGCAAGCCTGCCTTGTTCGAAGAACTCGGCTTCGACCTCGACCATGTCCACGCGACGACCGACGGCGGTGTCGTCACGACGATGAGTCAGCAGATGTGCGAGCGCAACGACTGTGTCGATCTCCTCGAGGAGACGGTGCCCGAACTCCAGTCACAGGGGAAGACCGTGGTCCTCGTCGGCACCAAAGACGAAATTGAGGGTGTCATCGCCGTCGCTGACGATATTCGGCCCGGAGCGAAGCAGGCGATACAACAGCTCCACGACCGCGGCGTCGAACACATCATTATGCTCACGGGAGACAACGAACGGACCGCCCGGGCGATTGCCGCCGAAGTCGGCGTCGACGAGTTCCGCGCGGAACTCCTGCCCGACGAGAAGGTCGAGGCGATCAACGAACTCGACGACCAGTACGGCGGTGTCGCGATGATCGGCGACGGTGTCAACGACGCGCCGGCACTTGCGACAGCGACTGTCGGCGTCGCGATGGGGGCCGCCGGCACGGATACTGCCCTCGAAACGGCAGACATCGCGCTGATGAGCGACGACCTCTCGAAGTTGCCGTACCTCTACGAACTATCACATGACGCGAATGGCGTCATCCGGCAGAACATCTGGTCGAGTCTCGCCGTCAAAGCCGGTCTGGCTGTGGCAGTCCCGTTCGGGGTGGTGCCGATCTGGTTGGCGGTCCTCGCTGGCGACGCCGGGATGACGACAGCCGTTACCGGAAACGCAATGCGGCTCTCCAGAATCAAGCCGGAGACAGACAGTGAAACCAATGCTCAGAGAGGATGA
- a CDS encoding DUF7333 family protein has translation MEFDTTTTAIGFITLFAVLVGGTAISPMSTSTVVMVSIGLVVFGVLSLVFGVKHGEFRATHQR, from the coding sequence ATGGAATTCGATACGACCACAACCGCAATCGGGTTCATCACCCTGTTCGCTGTTCTCGTTGGGGGTACAGCGATAAGTCCGATGAGCACAAGTACCGTTGTGATGGTTAGCATCGGGCTTGTCGTCTTTGGCGTGCTGTCTCTCGTTTTCGGCGTCAAACACGGCGAATTCCGAGCAACCCACCAGCGATAA
- a CDS encoding DUF7541 family protein, giving the protein MGETSDLDSSFTGTSAWPPFVAMGLALSEAGVFLGVRPVSVAGLLLFVGSVTGILMDSGYISRPIRVAGIQGIALIGVGIILVLQNQTGTTVRGQSIAIAGALSLLSALLWIGFVRTQTQDSRETSESTDTTSD; this is encoded by the coding sequence ATGGGAGAAACGTCAGACTTGGACTCCTCCTTCACGGGTACGAGCGCTTGGCCACCTTTCGTCGCTATGGGTCTTGCTCTCTCGGAGGCTGGTGTTTTCCTCGGCGTGCGTCCTGTGTCTGTCGCCGGGCTGTTGCTGTTTGTCGGTTCTGTGACAGGGATTCTGATGGATTCAGGGTACATCTCCCGACCGATACGAGTGGCTGGTATACAAGGGATTGCTTTGATCGGTGTTGGAATTATATTGGTTCTTCAGAATCAGACTGGAACAACGGTTCGTGGACAGTCGATCGCTATCGCTGGCGCTCTCAGTCTTCTCAGTGCTCTCCTTTGGATCGGATTCGTCCGGACACAGACTCAGGATTCAAGAGAGACTTCCGAATCGACAGACACAACTTCCGATTGA
- a CDS encoding cation diffusion facilitator family transporter has product MSVREHTHGNTVDHESASDNGGSTRRLALVAAINFVGFIVELAGGLLFGSVALVSDALHMLFDMLAYVMAFGASYTAERFEGGERWSYGLHRLETVGAFLNGVLLVPMVAYILWESYQRFLEPVTIDPVMTLIIATGGLLVNIGSVYIVQGEEMSLNERGAFYHLLGDAGGSVAVIISTLAIVVFDLPIADPVAAVLIGVLILVSAGKVLRESTSILLERSPVSPDELRDKLTNLDGVEGIDDLHVWQVCSQLTVGTVRLQYASTSLDQQQTIRSRAHELLSDHGIDHATVELVGETAIDPGTNDRTSHDH; this is encoded by the coding sequence ATGTCTGTCCGAGAACATACACACGGTAATACGGTAGACCATGAATCTGCCTCCGACAACGGGGGCAGTACGCGCCGGTTAGCGCTCGTCGCGGCCATCAATTTTGTCGGATTCATTGTCGAACTGGCTGGGGGACTCCTCTTCGGTTCGGTCGCGCTCGTCAGTGATGCGTTGCATATGCTGTTCGATATGCTCGCGTACGTGATGGCGTTCGGTGCGAGTTATACCGCAGAACGGTTCGAAGGAGGGGAGCGGTGGTCGTACGGCCTCCACAGATTGGAAACTGTTGGTGCGTTCCTCAACGGGGTTTTGCTCGTTCCGATGGTCGCGTATATTCTCTGGGAGTCCTACCAGCGGTTCCTGGAACCAGTGACGATCGACCCCGTTATGACGTTGATCATCGCAACCGGGGGTTTGCTTGTCAATATTGGCTCGGTCTATATTGTTCAAGGAGAAGAAATGAGCCTCAATGAACGGGGCGCATTCTACCACCTCCTCGGGGATGCTGGCGGCTCAGTGGCGGTGATCATCTCGACTCTGGCGATTGTAGTATTCGATCTTCCGATCGCCGATCCAGTCGCAGCCGTCCTCATCGGCGTTCTGATTCTAGTTTCGGCAGGGAAGGTACTTCGAGAGAGTACGTCGATCCTGCTGGAACGAAGTCCCGTGTCGCCGGATGAATTACGAGACAAATTGACAAATCTCGATGGCGTCGAAGGCATCGACGACCTGCATGTCTGGCAAGTCTGTAGTCAACTGACGGTCGGAACGGTACGCCTCCAGTATGCGTCGACATCGCTCGACCAGCAACAAACTATCCGCTCACGAGCCCATGAGCTACTATCGGACCACGGGATTGATCACGCGACTGTCGAACTTGTGGGTGAGACAGCGATCGATCCGGGAACCAACGACCGGACGAGTCACGACCACTAA
- a CDS encoding CPBP family intramembrane glutamic endopeptidase — protein sequence MSRVRAVVTAIGLTYGSMIIGSVVVTVAATGLAVFGIDITTRPTMRLVSSTVLLQGVTFGGLAVFYLTVRGLDIDFVPVSVPDKRDITVIIVGIVALLGLLVVASTIISALGLESAQNQVVTIGQQNPTVFLLLIPLQFLLVGPGEELLYRGLVQGTLRETLHPVRAIVLASVLFASIHLFSLTGEGKWVYVGVAFVLALVLGASYEYTDNLAVPAVIHGAYNAVQFASAYVEVTGGL from the coding sequence ATGTCACGAGTCCGTGCTGTTGTAACTGCGATTGGACTCACGTACGGATCAATGATTATCGGCTCAGTCGTCGTCACCGTTGCTGCCACGGGACTGGCTGTATTCGGAATCGATATCACAACTCGTCCAACGATGCGTCTTGTGTCGAGTACCGTACTGTTACAAGGAGTAACGTTCGGTGGCCTCGCTGTTTTCTATCTCACTGTTCGCGGTCTCGATATCGACTTCGTGCCGGTCTCGGTTCCGGACAAGCGGGATATTACCGTGATCATCGTCGGGATCGTTGCTCTTCTCGGCCTGCTCGTCGTTGCATCAACGATCATCTCCGCGCTTGGACTTGAGTCAGCACAAAATCAGGTCGTTACGATCGGTCAGCAGAATCCAACGGTATTTCTACTGCTCATTCCGCTTCAGTTTCTGTTAGTTGGTCCAGGCGAGGAACTACTGTACCGGGGACTGGTTCAGGGGACACTCCGGGAAACGCTGCATCCGGTCCGTGCAATCGTTCTTGCGAGTGTGCTCTTCGCATCGATCCATCTCTTCTCGCTGACCGGAGAAGGGAAGTGGGTGTACGTCGGTGTTGCATTTGTTCTTGCCCTGGTGCTGGGCGCGTCTTACGAGTACACCGACAACCTTGCTGTTCCGGCCGTGATTCACGGTGCGTATAATGCAGTACAGTTTGCAAGTGCATACGTAGAGGTGACTGGAGGACTGTGA
- a CDS encoding CopG family ribbon-helix-helix protein — protein MTVISISMPDELVDRLDQFANSHGYSGRSELLREASRNLLGEFEDRKLEGRELMGVVTVVFDYETTNVEEKMMRLRHEHEGIVASNFHSHIGEHYCMELFVLEGSLDEISTVVGKIRATNDTLTIDYSVLPVDDFGPFADK, from the coding sequence ATGACCGTAATTAGCATCTCGATGCCGGATGAACTCGTTGATCGACTCGATCAGTTCGCGAACAGTCATGGCTATTCCGGCCGCAGTGAACTACTCCGAGAGGCCAGTCGCAATCTTCTCGGCGAATTCGAGGACCGAAAGCTCGAGGGGCGCGAATTAATGGGTGTCGTGACGGTCGTCTTCGATTACGAAACGACAAACGTCGAGGAGAAGATGATGCGCCTTCGTCACGAGCACGAAGGAATCGTCGCCTCGAACTTCCACAGCCATATCGGCGAGCACTATTGTATGGAACTGTTCGTCTTAGAGGGCTCGCTCGACGAGATCTCGACCGTCGTCGGGAAGATTCGAGCGACGAATGACACACTCACGATCGACTACTCGGTGTTACCCGTTGATGACTTCGGTCCCTTCGCCGACAAATAA
- a CDS encoding Coenzyme F420 hydrogenase/dehydrogenase, beta subunit C-terminal domain, translated as MSGTNPSIPSVGSDPREQPGEVAEPPGKIWFRTLDEAVIEADRCIQCGSCVAACPSDSIGIDEAENRPTLVKMCTGCSSCWDYCPRSGLRYERVVESAQEERGLDEPETVAARARSGDARDAGQDGGGVTALLATLIEAGEIDGAVVASEDPEEPLGGVARLATTREELLNSAGSIYSQVMSLGELDGLIAESDLEDPSLALVGTPCVIQGASALDRYDRDVVEAIDLTVALMCTRNFEAERLAGRIAEHGVDPAAVDRLDVTEGVLYAYGDDGETLLEESIDSFDSAGLRGCDECADFLGGAADLSVGNVASPDGRTTLVVRTERGQAALEDASEGLDVEALEDTTALEKLANWNQRRAESILPREYDPEGAIGISHAEHREAYDDTDRAPEPLNPARVHQYEDWC; from the coding sequence ATGTCAGGCACGAACCCCTCGATTCCCAGTGTCGGATCGGACCCGCGCGAACAGCCCGGCGAGGTCGCCGAACCCCCGGGCAAGATCTGGTTCCGGACGCTGGACGAGGCGGTCATCGAGGCCGACCGCTGTATCCAGTGTGGCTCCTGTGTCGCGGCCTGTCCCTCCGACTCCATCGGGATCGACGAGGCCGAGAACCGCCCGACGCTGGTCAAGATGTGTACCGGCTGTTCGAGCTGCTGGGACTACTGTCCCCGGAGCGGCCTCCGGTACGAGCGCGTCGTCGAAAGTGCCCAAGAGGAGCGCGGTCTTGACGAGCCGGAAACCGTCGCCGCCCGGGCACGAAGTGGGGACGCTCGCGACGCGGGCCAGGACGGCGGCGGCGTGACGGCACTGCTCGCGACGCTGATCGAGGCCGGCGAGATCGACGGGGCCGTCGTCGCGAGCGAGGACCCCGAGGAGCCGCTCGGCGGCGTCGCCCGACTCGCCACGACACGCGAGGAACTGCTCAACAGCGCCGGCAGCATCTACAGCCAGGTGATGAGCCTCGGCGAACTCGACGGGCTGATCGCCGAGTCGGACCTCGAGGATCCCAGTCTGGCGCTGGTCGGGACGCCCTGTGTGATCCAGGGCGCGAGCGCGCTGGATCGCTACGACCGGGACGTCGTCGAGGCGATCGACCTGACGGTCGCGCTGATGTGCACCCGCAACTTCGAGGCCGAGCGCCTCGCCGGCAGGATCGCCGAACACGGCGTCGACCCGGCGGCCGTCGACCGCCTCGACGTGACCGAGGGCGTCCTCTACGCCTACGGCGACGACGGGGAGACCCTCCTAGAGGAGTCGATCGACAGCTTCGACTCGGCCGGGTTGCGGGGCTGTGACGAGTGTGCGGACTTCCTTGGCGGCGCGGCCGACCTCAGCGTCGGCAACGTCGCCAGCCCGGACGGCCGGACGACCCTCGTCGTCCGGACCGAGCGTGGCCAAGCAGCTCTCGAAGACGCCAGCGAGGGCCTGGATGTCGAGGCACTCGAGGACACGACGGCGCTGGAGAAGCTGGCGAACTGGAACCAGCGTCGCGCCGAGAGCATCCTCCCGCGGGAGTACGATCCTGAGGGGGCGATTGGCATCAGTCACGCCGAACACCGCGAAGCCTACGACGACACCGACCGCGCGCCCGAACCGCTCAACCCGGCACGGGTGCATCAATACGAGGACTGGTGTTAA